The proteins below are encoded in one region of Tachypleus tridentatus isolate NWPU-2018 chromosome 4, ASM421037v1, whole genome shotgun sequence:
- the LOC143249957 gene encoding uncharacterized protein LOC143249957 has protein sequence MSAICQNFVQNTWKKDLCSNCFKSLADHVEELSNNQKNQVFSKLRLNGNPRYISQATTVYQSRCLLKPTTWKTSLTERRDLDSPKPFKLENGYNGKHLRITSTSEEVNTSTISDRKISLKSSDVNNYLNGHCNMELLNKQKSGIMRTPGKKNESGGKSGVAFVDGPEVIGYGGNDFVSDDEWETSSDEGDINLEFFDVTEEDKAITKITKENTTFNANYANLRCKEPVKTSATTVLNGLVNGDNEHLEVSQTGKNISVSSTQCERSIDKISSHSPKQPYGTVPQRRRDPPLRTSVKPFFREVPWSITEHHDRIQPVAPFQKKFKSNVEISDEKKLIETVPEAKFCDFGLITSDLNKDEDILKEEKINSQKDESTVDSRTKNQNVLDNLQKDESTIDSITKDQNVLDNLQKDESTVDSIIKDQNVLDNLQKDESTVDSRTKDQNVLDNLQKDESTVDSITKDQNVLDNLQKDESTVDSRTKDQNVLDNLQKDESTVDSITKDQNVLDNLQKDEATVDSITKDQNVLDNLQKDEATVDSITKDQNVLDYLQKDEAAIGLRTEDRNVLDTSKENSQELNDTRSCSSLSSESSTSTGASVILNKSNTSECLVADIDTDGIFSNKNAHRESGNIEYIDRDFIGKQDPTKTDVSTSESSFPDRNTKENKSPEIIRTSTCTPDVDTFQSSSENILEVNVSSEISRNMQKQSLSDDINNLSNDKSGTMELLQETSFISINNSSDEKRKKKPEQLKIKPQVPKKPVSVQAIHPQSVSHESEFRTSNTADVNINTEQPIYSAVVKPELPSSPTGEKPQLAVSPVNHYAESNIYQEINNTYEISTNHKSDVSRNCKLAALAVELEQVRFNSVAKRHAPPPPKIPEIMMSPQEGPMVLSVGQENDEDGILVSLSDQPVSLSSETPVNKKESCRNIFLTEGKIKNTVFSPTHSRSKVHNNSLEDSSKSKKGKFSLKKFLKRGKDPYSGDSLSDKNDLLSPNPKAWKQNEFDRSKLRLEIIHPMDMVNPNQEEEKWQISQNREVHVALSSAVSDKAENANHRDDETYDQVNSYEVINGLILDSINCSVEHEKTPNITDIRKPSSSTGGSALTTSSGDNRARSSQSCEDSRPARPPKPPPPPRCRSLIPSRINNVNGDAAVTRKTPYVKGPDHITDKETPNGLPSKPQVPRRLFRPSMKSEYSNLDVRYFPMSKKSEPTSSSPTEGAKIHEDGQDDLYEPVGRAKCTSNHHYQNVEFKKGEASIIENMSYEPSVKHQYKDEKNTELSSQPTVKDIPTNNYDVNKTEVMVKTAPSTLSVLEINVSNSKNKVVDGGSRQTVSCSNQGEDPSQNPTPSSSSSGHRGNKTWEDLHASYSVVVASCQEALVRLLDHALKARSKQLRKPDGSGLKWSDFVIENGHPDLVLCNRACFHAVFKFDSRIQVTLVISRQEQSSTPNSQRLYNFPILDHFKDVVPGVFLPISENRQSSDPVHISTFVLQRAKLSLLHSSVTPETSLRQRFDMNEIGFIMLQLIQILKNLQAEGIEKLDPKGDNFLLAQPDDQHHSFVVLLTHPSPDEVGCLVKSESEDNKVTLCHFALKNLFLLLRVQNIEEIGYIVDSQLSNTSAQAFVSVANLLDQEKAFSLSHAKALLEYMLWGPKETNHYPEDVSQQTDVFLQRWLDVNKAQILKTLSATFTSPISIYDENHASFLMRTNVRSLKELSSLLKNDSKA, from the exons ATGTCTGCCATCTGCCAGAACTTTGTTCAGAATACTTGGAAGAAAGACCTCTGTTCCAACTGTTTCAAGTCTTTAGCTGACCACGTTGAAGAGCTCTCCAACAATCAGAAAAATCAAGTCTTTTCCAAGTTAAGACTAAATGGAAACCCTAGATATATTTCTCAGGCAACTACAGTTTATCAGTCCAGGTGTTTGCTTAAACCTACTACTTGGAAAACATCTTTAACTGAACGCAGAGATTTAGACAGTCCAAAGccttttaaattagaaaatggttaTAATGGTAAACATCTAAGAATTACTTCTACCTCAGAAGAAGTCAATACTAGTACTATTTCAGATAGGAAAATATCTCTGAAAAGCAGTGATGTTAATAATTACTTGAATGGTCACTGCAATAtggaattattaaataaacaaaagtctGGAATTATGCGTACTCCAGGAAAGAAGAACGAGTCAGGTGGAAAGTCGGGTGTAGCTTTTGTAGATGGCCCAGAAGTGATAGGTTACGGAGGAAACGATTTTGTTTCTGATGATGAATGGGAAACTTCTTCTGATGAAGGAGATATAAACTTAGAATTCTTCGATGTTACAGAGGAAGACAAAGCTATAACTAAAATCACTAAGGAAAATACTACATTTAATGCCAACTATGCCAATCTCCGCTGTAAGGAACCTGTGAAAACATCAGCTACTACCGTGTTGAACGGACTCGTGAATGGCGACAATGAACACTTGGAAGTTTCCCAGActggtaaaaatatttctgtcTCATCGACCCAGTGTGAAAGATCAATAGACAAAATTAGCTCACATTCTCCCAAGCAGCCTTATGGGACTGTTCCCCAACGTCGACGAGATCCGCCATTAAGAACATCAGTGAAGCCATTCTTCCGGGAAGTGCCGTGGAGCATTACAGAACACCATGATAGAATACAGCCAGTGGCACCATTCCAAAAGAAATTCAAGTCTAATGTAGAGATAAGTGACGAGAAAAAACTAATTGAAACTGTTCCTGAAGCAAAGTTTTGCGATTTTGGCCTAATCACATCAGACTTGAATAAGGACGAAGATATCTTGAAAGAAGAAAAGATTAATTCGCAGAAGGATGAATCCACAGTTGACTCAAGAACAAAGAATCAAAACGTTTTAGATAACTTGCAGAAGGATGAATCCACAATTGACTCAATAACAAAAGATCAAAACGTTTTAGATAACTTGCAGAAGGATGAATCCACAGTTGACTCAATAATAAAAGATCAAAACGTTTTAGATAACTTGCAGAAGGATGAATCCACAGTTGACTCAAGAACAAAGGATCAAAACGTTTTAGATAACTTGCAAAAGGATGAATCCACAGTTGACTCAATAACAAAAGATCAAAACGTTTTAGATAACTTGCAGAAGGATGAATCCACAGTTGACTCAAGAACAAAGGATCAAAACGTTTTAGATAACTTGCAAAAGGATGAATCCACAGTTGACTCAATAACAAAAGATCAAAACGTTTTAGATAACTTGCAAAAGGATGAAGCCACAGTTGACTCAATAACAAAAGATCAAAACGTTTTAGATAACTTGCAGAAGGATGAAGCCACAGTTGACTCAATAACAAAAGATCAAAACGTTTTAGATTATTTGCAGAAGGATGAAGCTGCAATTGGCTTAAGAACAGAAGATCGAAACGTTTTAGATACATCTAAAGAAAACAGTCAAGAGCTCAACGATACCCGTTCCTGTTCTAGTTTGTCAAGTGAGTCTTCAACATCCACTGGTGCAAGTGTGATTCTAAATAAATCAAATACCAGCGAATGTTTGGTAGCAGACATAGATACCGATggtattttttcaaataaaaatgctCATCGTGAATCCGGAAACATTGAATACATTGATAGAGATTTCATAGGAAAACAAGATCCAACAAAGACGGACGTATCGACATCTGAGTCATCATTTCCTGAtagaaatacaaaagaaaacaaaagtccTGAAATTATACGAACATCCACATGTACACCTGATGTTGATACATTTCAGTCATCATCAGAGAACATATTAGAGGTAAACGTTTCGTCTGAAATATCCAGGAATATGCAAAAACAGTCATTGTCTGACGACATAAACAATTTGTCCAATGATAAGTCAGGCACAATGGAGTTATTGCAAGAAACttcatttatttctataaataatagTTCTgacgaaaaaagaaaaaagaaacctgAACAGTTAAAAATCAAACCACAAGTTCCTAAAAAACCAGTCAGTGTGCAGGCTATTCATCCTCAAAGTGTCAGTCATGAATCAGAGTTTAGAACTAGCAATACTGCTGACGTAAACATCAATACTGAACAGCCAATATACTCAGCAGTGGTCAAGCCTGAACTGCCATCCTCTCCAACTGGCGAGAAACCTCAACTTGCTGTTTCGCCGGTGAACCATTATGCAGAGAGCAACATTTATCAGGAGATCAATAATACATATGAAATTTCAACAAATCACAAATCTGATGTCAGTCGAAACTGTAAGCTCGCTGCTCTGGCTGTGGAACTGGAGCAGGTTCGGTTTAATAGTGTAGCTAAACGACATGCACCCCCTCCACCGAAAATACCGGAAATCATGATGAGCCCTCAAGAAGGACCTATGGTACTTTCTGTTGGTCAAGAAAATGATGAAGATGGAATATTGGTTAGTCTGTCTGATCAACCAGTCTCGCTTTCTTCTGAAACTCCGGTTAATAAAAAGGAgtcttgtagaaatatatttttaactgaaggaaaaataaaaaacactgttttttCACCCACACATTCTCGTTCAAAAGTTCATAACAATAGCTTGGAAGACTCCTCTAAAAGCAAAAAAGGAAAATTCTCATTGAAAAAATTTTTGAAGCGAGGAAAAGATCCTTACTCAGGAGATTCCCTTAGTgacaaaaatgatttattatcacCAAATCCTAAAGCGTGGAAGCAAAATGAATTTGACAGATCAAAGCTAAGGCTAGAAATAATACATCCAATGGATATGGTAAACCCAAaccaagaagaagaaaaatggcAAATCTCTCAGAACCGCGAAGTACATGTAGCATTGTCATCAGCTGTGTCTGACAAAGCTGAGAATGCTAATCATCGTGATGACGAGACATATGATCAAGTAAATTCTTATGAAGTCATTAATGGACTAATTCTTGATTCTATAAATTGCAGTGTAGAACACGAAAAG ACACCAAATATTACCGATATACGAAAACCAAGCTCGTCAACAGGTGGTTCTGCACTTACAACATCGTCAGGTGACAACAGAGCACGTTCCTCACAATCTTGTGAGGATAGCCGTCCAGCTAGGCCACCTAAGCCTCCTCCGCCACCTCGCTGTCGATCATTAATACCTAGTCGAATAAACAACGTCAATGGTGATGCAGCTGTGACAAGAAAGACACCATACGTCAAA GGACCAGACCATATTACAGACAAAGAGACACCTAATGGTCTTCCTTCTAAGCCCCAGGTACCTCGAAGGCTTTTCCGTCCTAGTATGAAATCTGAATACTCAAATCTTG ATGTACGCTACTTTCCGATGTCCAAAAAATCTGAACCAACTTCATCTTCACCAACTGAAGGCGCGAAGATTCATGAAGATGGACAGGATGACTTGTACGAGCCAGTAGGGAGGGCGAAATGCACTTCCAATCATCATTATCAAAATGTTGAATTTAAG AAGGGAGAAGCAAGCATTATTGAAAACATGTCTTACGAACCTTCAGTAAAACACCAGTACAAGGATGAAAAAAATACAGAACTTAGTTCCCAACCAACTGTAAAG GATATTCCAACAAATAATTATGACGTCAACAAAACCGAAGTTATGGTAAAAACAGCGCCATCCACACTTTCAGTTTTGGAAATAAATGTATCGAATTCAAAGAACAAGGTTGTAGACGGAGGATCTCGCCAGACAGTTTCTTGTTCAAACCAGGGCGAAGATCCCTCCCAAAACCCTACGCCATCCAGTAGCTCATCAGGACATCGTGGTAATAAAACCTGGGAAGATCTTCACGCTAGTTATTCAGTTGTAGTGGCTTCATGTCAGGAAGCTTTAGTCAGACTCCTTGATCAT GCGTTAAAAGCTAGAAGCAAGCAGTTACGAAAACCAGATGGAAGTGGTTTGAAGTGGAGTGACTTTGTTATAGAAAACGGTCATCCGGATCTTGTGCTTTGCAATAGAGCGTGTTTTCATGCTGTCTTCAAATTCGATTCAAGGATTCAGGTGACTCTTGTG ATTTCTCGTCAAGAACAATCTTCTACCCCTAACAGTCAGAGATTATACAACTTTCCTATATTGGATCATTTCAAAGATGTCGTGCCTGGGGTTTTTCTACCTATTAGTGAAAACAGACAAAGCTCTGATCCTGTACATATATCTACCTTTGTCTTGCAAAGAGCAAAACTTTCTCTTCTTCACTCATCAGTTACTCCTGAAACAAGTCTTCGTCAACGTTTTGACATGAACGAAATAGGTTTTATAATGCTTCAGTTAATTCAAATTTTGAAGAATTTACAGGCTGAAGGGATAGAAAAGTTAGACCCAAAAGGTGATAATTTCCTGCTAGCACAACCAGACGACCAGCACCATAGTTTCGTGGTTCTTCTTACACATCCTTCCCCAGATGAAGTCGGCTGTCTTGTCAAGTCTGAATCTGAAGACAACAAGGTCACCCTCTGTCATTTTGCTTTAAAGAATTTGTTTCTTCTTCTTAGAGTTCAAAATATTGAAGAAATCGGGTACATCGTAGATAGTCAACTAAGCAACACTTCGGCACAAGCTTTTGTCTCTGTTGCCAATCTTCTTGATCAAGAAAAAGCTTTTTCTTTGTCTCATGCCAAAGCTCTTCTGGAGTACATGCTATGGGgtccaaaagaaacaaatcattatCCGGAAGACGTTTCTCAGCAAACAGATGTATTTTTACAAAGGTGGTTAGACGTGAACAAAGCTCAAATTCTCAAAACGTTAAGTGCTACTTTCACAAGCCCAATCAGTATTTACGATGAAAATCATGCATCTTTTCTCATGAGGACAAATGTTCGCTCTTTGAAAGAATTGTCATCTTTGCTGAAAAACGACTCCAAAGCTTGA